The sequence GTGAGCTGCTTATGTCGATAATACAGAGCAATACGTTGGGTCTTGAAATTTCAGAAGTAGAGGGCGATGCGGTCCTGTTTTACAAGTTTTGCAATAATCCAACAATTGAGCAGATCGTCACACAATATGAGTTGATGTTAAAGAACTTTAGAGAAAAACTTGAGCTCATTGAAGAATTAATTGAGAGAAAGCTGGATGTATCATTAAAACTAATTGCCCATTACGGAAGCTTTACGCAATATACTATAGGTAATTTTAGCAAGCTATATGGGGATGCCGTAGTACAATCACACGCCTTATTGAAAAATACAGTCCAAAGCGATACTTATTTGCTGCTTACAAAAGAATTATTGCAGTTTTCTAAGGACTATCAAGGTATGAAACACCCAACGTCTTATACTTACATAGATTATAAAATAAAGTAATGATTTAAAGGGATTCCTAAATTACTCCCCATGACAGCTTATCCGCTAAAAGCTAATATGCTGCAAAAAGATAACAGAATTTAAAACAAAATTAAAATGAAAAATTAAAATGAAAAATTAATCTATAGTGTCATGCTGCTATTAGCAGCCATCGCTTTGGCCATAGCAGGCTTGGAGAATGAGCAGAATCGATCAATGGCCGCAATGGCATACAGATGTTGAGTCAACGAAGCTCAATGGAGCCTTTCAGCCTGGATCAACTTTCGATTGGAAATCAGGAGGCCTGAACATTCGTTCAACTTTACATACCGTCATGCCTAATAGTAAAAAGGATGGTCGCGTAAAGCATTCGTCGCTGGACAGATGGCTTTTAAACTTAAAGAAAGAATCTGAAAAACAATAAAATAAACATCAATTTAATTAATTTAGAAAATGGAACAGTCAGCAAAAAAAGAATTCGACAAATCAGAGTACAATCCAGTAGTATTTAGAAGCTATAAAATTTTTAAAAAGTTAATAAAATATAGCTTTTATATCCTCCTGATCTACTTTGCATATGAGGGTTTTATGCAATGGGATTAAACAATGGAAAAGTCATCGGCAAAATTGTTGATGGCTTTTTATCTATTTTATTATATAAACAGTCCTGA comes from Flavobacterium sp. KACC 22761 and encodes:
- a CDS encoding DUF2652 domain-containing protein — its product is MYTAIDSDEMLRRYIIEADKLKIEQGIILIPDVSGFTNFVSSICIEAGRYIMRELLMSIIQSNTLGLEISEVEGDAVLFYKFCNNPTIEQIVTQYELMLKNFREKLELIEELIERKLDVSLKLIAHYGSFTQYTIGNFSKLYGDAVVQSHALLKNTVQSDTYLLLTKELLQFSKDYQGMKHPTSYTYIDYKIK